ATAAAGTGCCTGTCTCTTTCAATTTAAGCTACATGTTTTCTCAGCCACACAAAAAAGGATAATGTACTTTTTAGTAAATTGAACTTTTTTTCCTCTGCCTAAATGACCAACGACCCAATCTTAACCACCTTCCAACAACGCTGAATCAACCGAGTAGATAACAAGTGATCGGTCACCGTAATTCAATGTTCAACCAAACGACATGACACAGAGATATCAGTGTTATTCCACACACACAAAGAAAAAAGATGGGCTGAATTGAGTAGTCTTGCATCATCATTCATCAACATGAAGCCAGATGAAAATTCATAACTGGAAGAGGCAATGGTGTTGGGAAGATTGCTCGGCCAATGTTATCAACATCGAGCCCAACGACAGCATCCTCAACCTGATGTAAAACTTCCCTCAATCTACCATCCCACACAATTGTATGGAGTTTTGGTGAAAAACGATTATGCCTTTTTGCTCTCAAATGTACAAATAGCGGGCAAGTTTGGCTATGATTAGAACCCTCAAATTCAACACGTTAGCTAGTTCTGCCTACACATCTAGACCAGGTTCCAACAAGCTTCTGCAAAATCCAATATCGTTTCATTCTTGCTTAAAAATCTGGGTTTTCTGATGCACTAAACAACTCATGCAGTCACAAAAATTTTCCAACAAACGAAGCCTCAAATCAATGAGAAagaacttttttttaaaaaaaaagtacatTTATATTAACATCAATAAGCAACTACATTTGCTCAAAATATAAGAAAAGGAGATCAAGAAAACCTGCTTATATTATACAagcattaaaaaacaaaaaatcaaaactaAGGCCTAAAACTCCTGAGAAGCAGAGCCAATGTCACTCTTACCCTTTCCCATTTTCTTGGGAAGAAGGGTTTGATGAATGTTAGGCAAAACACCTCCATTTGCAATAGTAACTGAACCCAAAAGCTTGCTCAACTCCTCATCATTCCTCACTGCTAATTGGATGTGCCTTGGAACTATTCGATTCCTCTTGTTGTCTCTCGCTGCGTTTCCAGCAAGTTCTAGTACCTTGATAATTACAAAGAATTAAGGAATTGAGAAACAGCAAGActagaaattaaagaaaaataagaacTTGATCCAAAAAGGTAGAAACCAAggcaaataaaataaaacctaataaCCCACTTTTCCCAAATTACCCAAAAAACATCAAAGCAACCAAATGAAGACCTAGAATATATGGTTTTTTAAACAATGATCTCAAAAGCTAGCCAGAAAAAGCCACTTACTGttttttttccctaaaaataAATCACCCAAAATCAATTTAAGGTAACAGCCCAACGAATGtcaatttttttcccaaaaaaacATAATCCCTCTAAAGATGAGAACTCACCTCAGCAGCGAGGTACTCAAGCACGGCAGAGAGGTAGACGGGAGCTCCAGCACCGACACGTTCGGCATACTTGCCAGCTTTCAAGAACCTGGCGATCCTCCCCACGGGAAACTGAAGCCCAGCCTTGTGAGACCTCGACACCGCCTTCGATGACTTGGGCTTCCCTCTCCCTCCTTTCGCTGATCCTCCTGTGGAACTCATCCTCAAAATCCCTAACCAACTTTTTCTTTTCAGAATTGAAAACGTGAAAGTCGGGAGTTTCAAATTTTGAAGGACTGCTTGAGAATGAAGTGGGAGCAGTGGGGTTATATAGCAAAAGCTTGGTAGcgaatttgattgattgatggAAGGCTCGCGAGGATCGTCAACGTGGCACCAGAATCTCGGGGTTTTCGCGGGAAaatatttcctttctttttacaCTTTCTTTCTCGGGGTGAGGTCAAACGGCGTCGGGCAGCTAAAGTAGCCCAATGTTGTTGAAAACTTGATTTCCCGCAAGTCCAAATCTTGTTGTTTGGGCTTCAAATCATCATAGTTTTTGGGCCCTCAAAAGCTCAACAAATATAAAATCAAAGGGATAGGTCACTTCCTCCTGTCCTTTTAACGAAGCTAGGCCCTTTCCCATCTTTAAGTTGACATACTTTCTTTTCGTATCTTCCGTCGATTAAGTATTAATTTAATTGTTATAAATATAGTTATTTTAAGTATGTTAAAGTGTattatctttttcttttataaattgGAGAAGGAACatgaataattttaaacattatgtcaaaaaaatagatataattaaatttatcatttcaaatatttaaaagaatgaaaagatatatattataattttatcctATAAAATAGTTATATTGTAATTTCCCATTAGAAAATATTGTTGATATGAAAGGGATGTGGGTTTTAACAAAAACAAGTTTATTGTTTTTCTCTTTATAATACAATCAGGGTATGATCAAAAATTTCGTTTAATTTTGGATTTATTTCAACATTATTAGCTATTAGATCTTTCTATTTAGTACGTCAACTTATCAATCAACGGCTAAATTacaaaatactaaaattattataaaaacccAATAATTggatttaaaatagaaaaaataaatatCTATCATACCAAACCAAATTTAAACTTTATGAACTAATTAAAATCGAAGTTGATTCAATTTTTACTAAATTCAATCGAGTGGAaagaaattcaaaaataaaagaataaatatattttaattaaaataaatttacataatttaaaactCACAAATCACCTacaatttaactaaaatttattgaaaaaaagaGATAAAAATCATGAGAATTTGAAGATTCACTTCAATCGAGTAAAGCCTATAAAACTACAATTTTCGACTATAATAATGACTAGGTAACTTCATTTTAGTTATCAACAAGTGATCCAGAAAGCAATGGGAGAAGCTgagaaaattcactaaaaacaaGACTTTTATTTGCTATATCTAAAAGTTATATTAGTTAGATGATTAGTGGGATTAGACTATGAACCGATGACTTAATAGAAATTGTGGAATCAACAAATGATCTAGAAAATTCACTAAAATAGAATTTTTTATATGTTACATCGGTTAGTTATACCGGTTAAAGATGATTAGTCGATTAGATTAGTGATGAACATTCAATCCttaatttgattaaatttgggtacaataattttttttcctGTATTCAACATgtttgttttataatttatattccagATTCATAGTTAATTttcttaataatattattttcaagATTTTAACCTTATTAAAAGTATAATATATTTTCTAGTACACTCAACATTTATGGATAAAAATAGAATTGAATTAtaatgaaatatttaatttatttaaataactcaaattttatttaaacttgAGCTAAACTGTTTAATGAAAAGTTGAAGAACTTATATTTGAAATCTCAAATTCTAATAATTTTTAAACCAAATTTGCATCACTCTAATTTCATCATTCAAATagtttaaattattcaaaaattaaactatttatttaatttttaaaatttaaaatttaatccactTCTTTCAAATCAAATTGATTTTTACTACATTTAAATCTATCTACTTATGGAATGGAAGATTTTGCACTTAATGTATAAATGTTGATGGACATCAAACACTACTTCAATTGGTTAAAAGTGCACCTTTAATATTAATGAGATGTGGTGTGGTGTAGTGTGTTAATTGTTTGTCTTATCCTTTAATAATggcaaaactaaaataaaataaatttggaGCAGAATTAACTTGTACCTCTTTgatagtaaaattataattttatcattttaatagcctATGTCTTtataatcaaatttttataattttttaggccaaaatttaattttactatttttgggTCTCTTACTGGCTCTGTTACTGTCTCTTAATCATGAGGTCGGGAGTTTAATTCCTGCCCATGGAAATAGAGCGCATTTTATAGGTAATTATTTAGCTTTTCAAAGATTACCCGCGATGAAGAGAAACAAAATcttgatataatactaaaattaacattgaaacaaaaaaaaaacagataccaaattaaaaaaataaaaataaaaaaaacctgAGATTGTAGATAGTATATTTAACCGTATAGAAAATGTCCTCACCTCCCAAATTTTCCGCAATAGTGCTTGCCATCCAAAGCCTAAAACAGCCAAAGAGATTCATTCCCCTCTCCCAATTTTTGTCAACATCCCATTTTGT
This is a stretch of genomic DNA from Gossypium arboreum isolate Shixiya-1 chromosome 11, ASM2569848v2, whole genome shotgun sequence. It encodes these proteins:
- the LOC108470366 gene encoding histone H2AX-like, whose amino-acid sequence is MSSTGGSAKGGRGKPKSSKAVSRSHKAGLQFPVGRIARFLKAGKYAERVGAGAPVYLSAVLEYLAAEVLELAGNAARDNKRNRIVPRHIQLAVRNDEELSKLLGSVTIANGGVLPNIHQTLLPKKMGKGKSDIGSASQEF